A stretch of the Streptomyces sp. WMMB303 genome encodes the following:
- a CDS encoding molecular chaperone Hsp90 gives MRDTFGTEGLRRSVLDAWTASAARFREDANAEQDLALGGYRDRLVVELAQNAADAAARAGADGRLRLVLADGTLTAANTGQPLDAAGVESLSTLRASAKRDAADEGAVGRFGVGFSAVLAVSDEPAVVTRAPSAPDAAEGVRWSLAEARELTRQAAAAEPSLAAELDRREGHVPLLRLPLPAPYDASVVPAGYDTAVLLPLRDEAAESLTRRLLAAVDDALLLALPGLAEVVIETGEGPVRTLTRHQEGPYVRIEDSAAGATRWRLAGDSGLAEPELLADRPVEERARPGWTVTWAVPVDAEGAPGKPRTAACLHAPTPTDEPLGFPALLLASFPLEPTRRHVAPGPLTRFLLARAADAYAALLRDWRPVATSTVDLVPGPLGAGELDGELRALVLERLPEVPFLASAVSRGGAGEEPGEGLGEEPGADEPYALRPRDAEIVEGTGAATVEVLAELFPGLLPAGLERRTELRVLEVPRVPLGEAVDRLTGVEREPGWWFRLYSSLAGVDPERLTGLPVPLADGRTAVGPRHVLLPQSDGAVPPGRLARLGLKAAHPDAVHPLLEKLGATPATPRAVLTTPQVRAAVAGSLEAEEAWEDGAEAAGPDPEELAETVLGLVRDAHLAPGDEPWLGALALPDEDGEPAPAAELVYPGSAFARVLREGELAACDAQLAERWGEQPLTAVGVQADFALVRAEDVVLDPDGFEPREGDYPEPDDPGLLDAVDVWCEDVLDQVAADGGGEAALAVPPVAVEFLAVRDLDLVDDAHWPEALAMLARPPLRDALTAPVRVRLGDGTVTDVRPYTAWWLRGHPVLDGRRPAGLRAAGGDPLLRGLYEEADPGEVTDERVLRALGVRTTAAALLAEPGGPAELLRGLADPDCPVDPAQLHGLHTLLAAAGLDPAEVTLPEELRAVRAGGTVVVDAAEALVADAPDALPLVGERPLLPVAPQYAAELAALLEVRSAGEAAAGLVPEEAGTEREVPAAVRELLPGAPEHYREHEELRIAGVELDWRRTPDGTLHAATLEGLASALAWAAGAWPRRFEVTALLEDPERAAELAAARWFD, from the coding sequence GTGAGGGACACGTTCGGAACCGAGGGGTTGCGCCGGAGCGTGCTGGACGCGTGGACGGCGTCCGCGGCCCGCTTCCGGGAGGACGCCAACGCCGAGCAGGACCTGGCGCTGGGCGGCTACCGGGACCGGCTGGTCGTGGAACTGGCGCAGAACGCCGCGGACGCCGCCGCCCGCGCCGGTGCGGACGGCCGGCTCCGGCTGGTCCTGGCGGACGGCACGCTGACCGCCGCCAACACCGGGCAGCCGCTGGACGCCGCGGGCGTCGAGTCGCTCTCGACGCTGCGCGCCTCCGCCAAGCGGGACGCCGCCGACGAGGGCGCGGTGGGCCGCTTCGGCGTCGGCTTCTCCGCCGTCCTCGCGGTCAGCGACGAGCCCGCCGTGGTCACCCGCGCCCCATCCGCACCGGACGCCGCCGAGGGCGTGCGCTGGTCGCTGGCCGAGGCCCGCGAGCTGACCCGGCAGGCGGCCGCCGCCGAACCCTCACTCGCGGCCGAACTCGACCGGCGCGAGGGGCATGTACCGCTGCTGCGGCTGCCGCTTCCCGCCCCGTACGACGCCTCCGTCGTCCCCGCGGGCTACGACACCGCCGTTCTGCTGCCGCTGCGGGACGAGGCGGCCGAGTCGCTGACCCGGCGGCTGCTGGCCGCCGTGGACGACGCGCTGCTGCTGGCACTGCCCGGGCTCGCCGAGGTCGTCATCGAGACCGGTGAGGGACCGGTCCGTACCCTGACCCGGCATCAGGAGGGTCCCTACGTCCGGATCGAGGACTCCGCCGCGGGCGCCACCCGGTGGCGGCTGGCGGGCGACAGCGGCCTGGCAGAACCCGAACTGCTGGCCGACCGGCCGGTCGAGGAGCGGGCCCGGCCCGGCTGGACGGTGACCTGGGCGGTGCCGGTGGACGCCGAGGGCGCGCCCGGCAAGCCGCGTACCGCCGCCTGCCTGCACGCGCCGACCCCCACCGACGAGCCGCTGGGCTTCCCGGCGCTGCTGCTGGCCTCCTTCCCGCTGGAGCCCACCCGGCGCCATGTGGCGCCCGGCCCGCTGACCCGCTTCCTGCTGGCCCGCGCCGCCGACGCCTACGCCGCACTGCTGCGCGACTGGCGGCCGGTGGCCACCAGCACCGTGGACCTGGTGCCCGGCCCGCTGGGCGCGGGTGAGTTGGACGGTGAGCTGCGTGCCCTGGTGCTGGAGCGGCTGCCGGAGGTTCCGTTCCTGGCGAGCGCCGTCTCGCGCGGCGGCGCCGGGGAGGAACCCGGGGAAGGGCTCGGGGAAGAGCCCGGCGCCGACGAGCCGTACGCGCTGCGTCCCCGCGACGCCGAGATCGTCGAGGGGACGGGTGCGGCGACGGTCGAGGTGCTGGCCGAGCTGTTCCCCGGCCTGCTGCCCGCCGGGCTCGAACGCCGCACCGAGCTGCGGGTGCTGGAGGTCCCGCGCGTCCCGCTGGGCGAGGCCGTGGACCGGCTCACCGGCGTCGAGCGGGAGCCGGGCTGGTGGTTCCGGCTCTACAGCTCACTCGCGGGCGTGGACCCCGAGCGGCTGACCGGGCTGCCGGTGCCGCTGGCCGACGGCCGCACGGCGGTCGGGCCGCGGCATGTGCTGCTGCCGCAGTCGGACGGCGCCGTGCCGCCCGGGAGGCTGGCCCGGCTCGGGCTGAAGGCCGCCCACCCGGACGCCGTGCACCCGCTGCTGGAGAAGCTGGGCGCCACGCCCGCCACTCCGCGTGCCGTGCTGACGACCCCGCAGGTACGGGCCGCCGTCGCCGGCTCGCTGGAGGCGGAGGAGGCGTGGGAGGACGGAGCGGAAGCCGCCGGTCCGGACCCCGAGGAACTCGCCGAGACCGTCCTGGGCCTGGTCCGCGACGCGCATCTCGCGCCCGGCGACGAACCGTGGCTGGGTGCGCTCGCGCTGCCCGACGAGGACGGCGAGCCCGCGCCCGCCGCCGAACTGGTCTACCCCGGGTCCGCGTTCGCACGGGTGCTGCGCGAGGGCGAACTGGCCGCGTGCGACGCGCAGCTGGCCGAGCGCTGGGGCGAGCAGCCGCTGACGGCGGTCGGGGTCCAGGCCGACTTCGCGCTGGTGCGGGCCGAGGACGTGGTGCTCGACCCGGACGGCTTCGAACCCCGTGAGGGCGACTACCCGGAGCCGGACGACCCCGGGCTGCTGGACGCCGTGGACGTGTGGTGCGAGGACGTGCTGGACCAGGTCGCGGCGGACGGCGGCGGCGAAGCCGCACTGGCGGTGCCGCCGGTCGCGGTCGAGTTCCTGGCGGTGCGCGACCTGGACCTGGTGGACGACGCGCACTGGCCCGAGGCCCTGGCGATGCTGGCGCGGCCGCCGCTGCGGGACGCGCTGACGGCTCCGGTGCGGGTGCGGCTGGGCGACGGCACGGTCACCGACGTCCGCCCGTACACCGCCTGGTGGCTGCGCGGCCACCCGGTCCTGGACGGCCGCCGCCCGGCCGGGCTGCGGGCCGCCGGGGGCGATCCGCTGCTGCGCGGCCTGTACGAGGAGGCGGACCCCGGGGAGGTCACCGACGAGCGGGTGCTGCGCGCGCTCGGCGTCCGCACGACGGCCGCCGCCCTGCTCGCGGAGCCGGGCGGCCCCGCGGAGCTGCTGCGCGGGCTGGCCGACCCGGACTGCCCCGTCGACCCGGCCCAACTCCACGGGCTGCACACCCTGCTGGCCGCCGCGGGCCTGGACCCCGCCGAGGTCACGCTGCCCGAGGAGCTGCGCGCGGTGCGCGCGGGCGGCACCGTCGTCGTGGACGCCGCCGAGGCGCTGGTCGCGGACGCGCCCGACGCCCTCCCCCTGGTGGGGGAGCGGCCGCTGCTGCCGGTGGCGCCGCAGTACGCGGCGGAGCTGGCCGCGCTGCTGGAGGTGCGGTCGGCGGGGGAGGCGGCCGCCGGACTGGTACCCGAGGAGGCCGGGACCGAGCGCGAGGTGCCCGCCGCCGTACGCGAGCTGCTGCCCGGCGCCCCGGAGCACTACCGCGAGCACGAGGAGCTGCGGATCGCCGGCGTCGAACTGGACTGGCGCCGCACCCCCGACGGGACCCTGCACGCGGCCACCCTGGAGGGGCTGGCCTCCGCGCTGGCCTGGGCGGCCGGGGCCTGGCCCCGCCGCTTCGAGGTCACCGCCCTGCTGGAGGACCCGGAGCGGGCGGCGGAACTCGCGGCGGCGCGCTGGTTCGACTGA
- a CDS encoding HAD family hydrolase, which translates to MTTPVPPPAPAPPRTGPGPTVGFDLDMTLIDSRPGIHATWRRLAAETGVRIDADLVVTRLGPPLVQELAYWFPEEEIPAMAARYRALYPDHAIAPTTALPGAREALDAVRAAGGRTLVVTAKHRPSAALHLDHLGLAPDVLVGELWAEGKAEALTAHGAAAYVGDHVGDVRGARTAGARSVAVATGPCPEAELAAAGADVVLPDLTAFPSWLAAFTRGEAPGGRPPHPSCAGHLS; encoded by the coding sequence ATGACTACGCCCGTCCCGCCACCCGCCCCGGCGCCGCCGCGCACCGGGCCCGGCCCCACCGTGGGCTTCGATCTCGACATGACGCTGATCGACTCCCGCCCCGGTATCCACGCCACCTGGCGGCGGCTGGCGGCCGAGACGGGCGTACGCATCGACGCGGACCTGGTCGTCACCCGGCTCGGCCCGCCGCTGGTCCAGGAACTGGCGTACTGGTTCCCCGAGGAGGAGATCCCGGCGATGGCGGCGCGCTACCGCGCCCTCTATCCGGACCACGCCATCGCACCGACCACCGCGCTACCGGGCGCCCGCGAGGCGCTCGACGCCGTACGGGCCGCGGGCGGGCGCACGCTGGTCGTCACCGCCAAGCACCGGCCCAGCGCCGCGCTGCATCTGGACCACCTCGGCCTCGCCCCCGACGTGCTGGTCGGCGAGCTGTGGGCGGAGGGCAAGGCGGAGGCGCTGACCGCGCACGGGGCCGCCGCCTACGTGGGCGACCACGTGGGCGACGTGCGGGGCGCGCGGACGGCGGGCGCGCGGTCCGTGGCGGTCGCCACCGGGCCCTGCCCCGAGGCCGAGCTGGCCGCGGCCGGCGCCGACGTGGTGCTGCCCGATCTGACGGCCTTCCCGTCCTGGCTCGCCGCGTTCACCCGCGGAGAAGCGCCCGGCGGTCGCCCGCCGCACCCCTCGTGCGCCGGGCACCTGAGCTGA
- a CDS encoding DUF2771 domain-containing protein, with product MSKLARQGRMSSQSPRGVRTAAALGAASLGLVALSGCEQPRPMATATVGGDSVSAEASCYNDGKTIPKDELRKCLSKAPSETISVDAAEKVRIGVPPETADAGWQIFADGEPMLSETLKKTYYSFVGEVFFQPRSQQPGEKPSGPKKSINLTLVQTSGGDFKGVWHFTLKNTAGE from the coding sequence ATGAGCAAGCTCGCGCGGCAGGGCCGCATGTCGTCACAGTCGCCGCGGGGTGTGCGCACCGCCGCCGCCCTCGGTGCCGCCTCGCTCGGCCTCGTCGCCCTCAGCGGGTGCGAGCAGCCGCGCCCGATGGCCACCGCGACGGTCGGCGGCGACTCGGTCTCCGCCGAGGCCTCCTGCTACAACGACGGGAAGACCATCCCGAAGGACGAGCTGCGCAAGTGCCTGAGCAAGGCACCCAGCGAGACGATCTCCGTCGACGCGGCCGAGAAGGTCCGCATCGGCGTCCCCCCGGAGACGGCCGACGCGGGCTGGCAGATCTTCGCCGACGGCGAGCCGATGCTCTCCGAGACGCTGAAGAAGACCTACTACTCCTTCGTGGGCGAGGTGTTCTTCCAGCCCCGCTCCCAGCAGCCGGGTGAGAAGCCCTCGGGCCCGAAGAAGAGCATCAACCTGACCCTGGTGCAGACCTCCGGCGGCGACTTCAAGGGCGTCTGGCACTTCACCCTGAAGAACACGGCGGGCGAGTAG
- a CDS encoding futalosine hydrolase, with protein sequence MLSPLSAYRRVLVVAAVPAEREAVLAATGGAPQLDVLAGGVGPAAAAAATATALVTAAERAHPYDLVVSTGIGGGFAANGVRVGDTVLADRIVAADLGARTPDGFTSVAELGFGTAEHTPPPHPVRAVAEATGARTGAVLSVSTVTGTREGAAELLARHPDAAAEAMEGFGVAQAAAAHAAARGVVLPVLELRTVSNAVGPRDRAAWRIPDALAALTAAFGKLVT encoded by the coding sequence GTGCTGTCCCCGCTGTCGGCGTACCGGCGTGTGCTGGTGGTCGCGGCGGTCCCCGCGGAACGCGAGGCCGTGCTCGCCGCCACCGGCGGCGCCCCGCAGCTCGATGTGCTGGCCGGCGGGGTGGGCCCGGCCGCGGCCGCGGCGGCGACCGCGACCGCGCTGGTGACCGCCGCCGAACGGGCGCACCCCTACGACTTGGTGGTGTCCACCGGCATCGGCGGCGGCTTCGCCGCGAACGGCGTGCGGGTCGGTGACACCGTGCTCGCCGACCGCATCGTCGCCGCCGACCTGGGCGCCCGGACCCCGGACGGCTTCACCTCGGTGGCGGAGCTGGGGTTCGGCACCGCCGAGCACACCCCGCCCCCGCATCCGGTGCGGGCAGTGGCCGAGGCGACCGGCGCCCGCACCGGTGCGGTGCTCAGCGTCTCCACGGTCACCGGCACCCGGGAGGGCGCCGCGGAGCTGCTGGCCCGGCATCCGGACGCGGCCGCGGAGGCGATGGAGGGCTTCGGCGTCGCGCAGGCCGCTGCCGCGCACGCGGCGGCCCGCGGCGTCGTGCTGCCGGTACTCGAACTCCGTACCGTCTCCAACGCCGTCGGCCCCCGGGACCGGGCGGCCTGGCGTATCCCGGACGCGCTGGCGGCGCTCACCGCCGCCTTCGGCAAGCTGGTCACCTAG
- a CDS encoding DUF3027 domain-containing protein, with translation MSAATRSTSRGARSRRAPDRLCAEAVEQARAAAEEAAAPGSVGPWLEAVADPGADRVVTHLFEAQEPGYRGWRWAVTVARASRAKNVTVDESVLMPGPDALLAPEWVPWSERLRPGDLGPGDLLPTDAEDLRLEPGYSGADEPPPDSPVADEQPEARGPFRATIGGVAEEIGMERPRVLSRYGLHAAADRWEESYGPKTPMAQAAPANCVSCGFLVPLAGSLRQAFGVCANEYSRDGHVVSLAFGCGGHSEAAVMPRTPQPPPPVVDETVTDPFGLGRESDLSSEESAPARAEQG, from the coding sequence ATGAGTGCCGCGACGCGGAGTACGAGCCGTGGCGCGCGGAGCCGGCGCGCCCCCGACAGACTGTGTGCCGAGGCGGTGGAGCAGGCCAGGGCCGCGGCCGAGGAGGCGGCGGCGCCCGGTTCCGTCGGCCCGTGGCTGGAGGCCGTCGCCGATCCCGGCGCGGACCGGGTGGTCACCCACCTCTTCGAGGCGCAGGAACCCGGCTACCGGGGCTGGCGCTGGGCGGTGACCGTGGCGCGGGCCTCCCGCGCCAAGAACGTCACCGTCGACGAGTCCGTCCTGATGCCGGGCCCGGACGCGCTGCTGGCCCCCGAGTGGGTGCCCTGGAGCGAGCGGCTGCGCCCCGGCGACCTGGGCCCCGGCGATCTGCTGCCGACCGACGCCGAGGACCTGCGGCTGGAGCCCGGCTACTCGGGTGCGGACGAGCCGCCGCCCGACTCGCCCGTCGCCGACGAGCAGCCCGAAGCCCGGGGCCCCTTCCGCGCCACCATCGGCGGGGTCGCCGAGGAGATCGGCATGGAGCGCCCGCGGGTGCTCTCCCGGTACGGGCTGCATGCGGCTGCCGACCGTTGGGAGGAGTCCTACGGTCCCAAGACGCCGATGGCGCAGGCGGCCCCGGCCAACTGCGTGAGCTGCGGTTTCCTGGTGCCGTTGGCGGGTTCGCTGCGGCAGGCGTTCGGGGTCTGCGCCAACGAGTACAGCCGCGACGGCCACGTCGTCTCCCTCGCCTTCGGCTGCGGCGGCCATTCGGAAGCGGCCGTCATGCCCCGCACCCCCCAGCCGCCGCCCCCCGTCGTCGACGAGACGGTGACCGACCCCTTCGGCCTGGGACGCGAGTCGGACCTGTCTTCGGAGGAGTCCGCGCCCGCCCGGGCGGAGCAGGGCTGA
- a CDS encoding 1,4-dihydroxy-6-naphthoate synthase, which produces MDTNAIAAPLSLAFSPCPNDTFVFDAWVHGRLPGAVPPEVTFADIDVTNGMAERGELDALKVSYAVLPWVLEEYALLPCGGALGRGCGPLVLTRPGAADSPGTTDAAALSGRRVAVPSERSTAYLLFRLWAAAEVPGGVSEIVVLPFHEIMPAVRDGTVDAGLVIHEARFTYQDYGLHSLADLGEHWEATTGLPIPLGAIIAKRSLGAPTLRALAATISASVRAAWQDPAASRPYVLEHAQEMDPAVAEQHIGLYVNEFTAELGSDGYAAVRGLLERAAAEGLVPPVAPEALASP; this is translated from the coding sequence ATGGACACGAACGCCATAGCAGCGCCGCTCTCCCTCGCTTTCTCGCCCTGCCCCAACGACACGTTCGTCTTCGACGCCTGGGTGCACGGGCGGCTGCCGGGCGCGGTGCCGCCCGAGGTGACGTTCGCGGACATCGACGTCACCAACGGCATGGCCGAGCGGGGCGAACTGGACGCGCTGAAGGTCTCCTACGCGGTCCTGCCCTGGGTGCTGGAGGAGTACGCGCTGCTGCCCTGCGGCGGGGCGCTGGGCCGGGGCTGCGGACCGCTCGTGCTCACCCGGCCCGGAGCCGCGGACAGCCCCGGCACGACGGACGCCGCGGCGCTGAGCGGCAGGCGGGTGGCGGTGCCGAGCGAGCGGTCGACGGCGTATCTGCTCTTCCGGCTGTGGGCCGCGGCCGAGGTGCCCGGCGGCGTGAGCGAGATCGTGGTGCTGCCGTTCCACGAGATCATGCCCGCGGTGCGGGACGGCACGGTGGACGCGGGCCTGGTCATCCACGAGGCCCGGTTCACCTACCAGGACTACGGGCTGCACAGCCTCGCCGACCTGGGCGAGCACTGGGAGGCCACGACGGGGCTGCCGATCCCGCTGGGCGCGATCATCGCGAAGCGGTCGCTGGGCGCGCCGACGCTGCGCGCGCTGGCCGCGACGATCAGCGCCTCGGTGCGGGCGGCCTGGCAGGATCCGGCCGCCTCCCGGCCCTATGTGCTGGAGCACGCGCAGGAGATGGATCCGGCGGTGGCCGAGCAGCACATCGGCCTGTACGTCAACGAGTTCACCGCGGAACTGGGTTCGGACGGCTACGCCGCCGTGCGCGGGCTGCTCGAGCGGGCAGCGGCCGAAGGGCTCGTACCGCCCGTGGCGCCGGAGGCGCTGGCCTCCCCGTGA
- a CDS encoding cold-shock protein — MPTGKVKWFNSEKGFGFLSRDDGGDVFVHSSVLPDGVEALKPGQRVEFGVVAGQRGDQALSVTLLDPAPSVAAAQRRKPDELASIVQDLTTLLDGVSHSLERGRYPDKQHGRKIAGMLRAVADQLDV, encoded by the coding sequence GTGCCTACCGGCAAGGTCAAGTGGTTCAACAGCGAGAAGGGCTTCGGCTTTCTCTCCCGCGACGACGGCGGCGACGTCTTCGTGCACTCGTCGGTGCTGCCGGACGGCGTCGAGGCGCTCAAACCGGGTCAGCGGGTGGAGTTCGGCGTCGTCGCCGGGCAGCGCGGCGACCAGGCGCTCTCCGTCACCCTGCTGGACCCGGCACCCTCCGTGGCGGCGGCGCAGCGTCGCAAGCCCGACGAGCTGGCCTCCATCGTGCAGGACCTGACGACGCTGCTGGACGGCGTCTCGCACTCGCTGGAGCGCGGGCGCTACCCCGACAAGCAGCACGGCCGGAAGATCGCGGGCATGCTGCGCGCGGTCGCCGACCAGCTCGACGTCTGA
- a CDS encoding serine hydrolase domain-containing protein, producing the protein MRIRTRTTRRGTAALTAAVLVGLAGAQYAGAAGTGDGPDGRHGGDRPGVGRTVLRHDVAAVRTAGGGKVKVLAEVRDGRTTVRARAGSGRPVPWNARFRAASTTKTFTSVVLLQLADEGKLSLDDTVEKWLPGLVAGNGNDGSRITVRDLLRQTSGLYDYVDDPELAGVLRDFDTHRHDATPVASYVAVAMRHRPLFIPRPGGTPRWSYSNTNYLLAGLIAEKAGGLPWREQVEHRVIAPLGLRGTRVSGANPFMPGPHARVTLPIPGKDGKPLDVTEHSLQNGADSAVISTTRDLDTFFRALMTGKLLPRDRLAQMKETVERTDDPEDRAAWPEGGYGLGLRDNPLSCGGHYRHHEGDGFGSYTRTGVTEDGRRAVTVSITSDGGLPDQERLNTATRKLVDHALCGTDG; encoded by the coding sequence ATGCGCATCCGTACACGTACGACTCGCAGGGGAACCGCAGCGCTGACGGCGGCGGTACTCGTGGGACTCGCCGGGGCCCAGTACGCGGGCGCCGCCGGCACCGGGGACGGTCCGGACGGGCGGCACGGCGGCGACCGGCCGGGCGTCGGCCGCACAGTGCTGCGGCACGACGTGGCGGCCGTCCGCACGGCGGGCGGCGGCAAGGTCAAGGTGCTGGCCGAGGTGCGGGACGGCCGCACCACGGTGCGGGCCCGCGCGGGTTCCGGCAGGCCCGTACCCTGGAACGCCCGGTTCCGCGCGGCCAGCACCACCAAGACCTTCACCTCCGTGGTCCTGCTCCAACTCGCCGACGAGGGGAAGCTGTCGCTGGACGACACGGTGGAGAAGTGGCTGCCCGGCCTGGTCGCGGGGAACGGCAACGACGGCTCCCGGATCACGGTCCGCGACCTGCTGCGGCAGACGAGCGGACTGTACGACTACGTCGACGACCCGGAACTGGCCGGGGTGCTGCGGGACTTCGACACCCACCGCCACGACGCGACCCCGGTGGCCTCGTACGTGGCCGTCGCCATGCGCCACCGGCCGCTGTTCATCCCGCGTCCCGGCGGCACCCCGCGCTGGTCGTACTCGAACACCAACTACCTGCTGGCCGGGCTGATCGCCGAGAAGGCCGGCGGACTCCCCTGGCGGGAACAGGTCGAGCACCGCGTGATCGCCCCGCTGGGCCTCCGCGGCACCCGGGTCTCCGGCGCGAACCCGTTCATGCCCGGCCCGCACGCCCGGGTCACCCTGCCGATACCGGGCAAGGACGGCAAGCCGCTCGACGTGACCGAGCACAGCCTCCAGAACGGCGCCGACTCCGCCGTCATCAGCACCACCCGGGACCTCGACACCTTCTTCCGCGCCCTGATGACCGGCAAGCTGCTGCCCCGGGACCGGCTCGCCCAGATGAAGGAGACCGTCGAGCGGACCGACGACCCCGAGGACCGCGCCGCCTGGCCCGAGGGCGGTTACGGCCTGGGTCTGCGCGACAATCCGCTCTCCTGCGGGGGACACTACCGGCACCACGAGGGCGACGGCTTCGGCTCCTACACCCGCACCGGGGTCACCGAGGACGGCCGCCGCGCGGTCACCGTCTCGATCACCAGCGACGGCGGCCTGCCCGACCAGGAACGGCTCAACACCGCCACCCGGAAGCTGGTCGACCACGCCCTGTGCGGTACGGACGGCTGA
- a CDS encoding MFS transporter — MGRVGRALRRPPAALARRVRRATHAEGAGESGLGKLIELHAVNSAGDMLITVALASTVFFSVPTGEARGRVALYLAVTMAPFALLAPVIGPLLDRVPHGRRAAMAAAMLARALLALTMAGAVATGGLELYPAALGVLVSSKAYGVIRSAVVPRLLPPRISLVKANSRVTLAGLLATGLAAPAGAGLHLLGERWPLYAACAVFLVGTFLSFSLAPKVDSAKGERPARLAPAAAVLPVPGGAPGGDGSTAQRQPGPEPSAAERQARPGLRTVGASVLSALFANSALRALSGFLTFFLAFLLREHPFDGLGAAVSLGLAGVAAGGGNALGTAIGAWLRARGPEVIITCVLFCALTAAAVAAVLYGSVTVTVLAATAGIVQALGKLSLDALIQRDVPEEVRTSAFARSETLMQMSWVAGGALAMALPLVGWLGMTVAAAVVATGVLTAVRGLLGAARRGAARPRVA; from the coding sequence ATGGGACGGGTGGGGCGCGCGCTGCGCCGCCCCCCGGCCGCGCTGGCCCGCCGCGTCCGGCGCGCCACGCACGCGGAGGGCGCGGGCGAGTCCGGGCTCGGCAAACTGATCGAACTGCACGCGGTCAACTCCGCGGGCGACATGCTCATCACCGTGGCGCTCGCCTCCACCGTCTTCTTCTCGGTCCCCACCGGCGAGGCACGCGGGCGGGTAGCGCTGTACCTGGCGGTGACGATGGCGCCGTTCGCCCTCCTCGCGCCGGTGATCGGCCCGCTGCTGGACCGCGTCCCGCACGGGCGGCGCGCCGCGATGGCCGCGGCGATGCTGGCCAGGGCGCTGCTGGCGCTGACCATGGCGGGCGCCGTGGCGACCGGCGGGCTGGAGCTCTACCCGGCGGCGCTGGGTGTGCTGGTCTCCTCCAAGGCGTACGGCGTCATCCGCTCCGCCGTGGTGCCGCGGCTGCTCCCCCCGCGGATCTCCCTGGTCAAGGCCAACTCCCGGGTGACGCTGGCCGGGTTGCTCGCCACCGGCCTGGCGGCACCGGCCGGCGCGGGACTGCACCTGCTGGGCGAGCGGTGGCCGCTGTACGCCGCCTGCGCGGTCTTCCTCGTCGGGACCTTCCTGTCCTTCTCGCTCGCCCCCAAGGTCGACTCCGCCAAGGGCGAACGTCCGGCGCGGCTGGCCCCCGCGGCCGCGGTACTGCCCGTGCCCGGCGGCGCGCCGGGGGGAGACGGGTCCACGGCACAGCGGCAGCCAGGGCCGGAGCCGTCCGCCGCGGAGCGGCAGGCGCGTCCCGGGCTGCGCACCGTCGGCGCCTCGGTGCTCAGCGCGCTGTTCGCGAACTCCGCGCTGCGCGCCCTCTCGGGATTCCTCACCTTCTTCCTCGCCTTCCTGTTGCGCGAGCACCCGTTCGACGGACTCGGGGCCGCCGTCTCGCTCGGGCTGGCCGGTGTCGCGGCGGGCGGCGGCAACGCGCTGGGGACCGCCATCGGCGCCTGGCTGCGGGCCCGCGGCCCCGAGGTGATCATCACCTGCGTACTGTTCTGCGCCCTCACGGCGGCGGCCGTCGCCGCCGTGCTGTACGGCAGCGTCACGGTGACGGTCCTCGCCGCGACCGCCGGGATCGTGCAGGCCCTCGGCAAGTTGTCGCTGGACGCGCTCATCCAGCGCGACGTCCCCGAGGAGGTCCGCACCTCGGCCTTCGCCCGCTCCGAGACGCTGATGCAGATGTCCTGGGTCGCCGGCGGCGCCCTGGCCATGGCGCTGCCGCTGGTCGGATGGCTGGGGATGACGGTCGCGGCCGCCGTGGTCGCCACCGGGGTGCTCACCGCCGTCCGCGGTCTGCTGGGCGCGGCCCGGCGCGGAGCGGCCCGCCCCCGGGTCGCCTGA